A region from the Gemmatimonadota bacterium genome encodes:
- a CDS encoding anhydro-N-acetylmuramic acid kinase yields MKYLGLMSGTSLDGIDAALVEIEGDPLNGVVWSLLAFRSRPFTGEERARLAGLIEAGSARDLCLVHADLGEAFADAALQLLAETDTPPGAVAAIGSHGQTLWHEPPSARRRGATLQLGDPATIAERTGIPVVSDLRARDVAAGGHGAPLVCFADRLLLAHPTEGRAVQNLGGMGNVTWVPPRRGARHELLAFDTGPANALIDAAVELATSGAETYDRDGGRAAAGHVDVELLSELMDHPFFRTPPPRSTGREVFGRPYVRALADRRAPADAQGWADLIATLTAFTARSIGDAYRRWVLPRGVTDVVLVGGGARNPVLAGMIASELAPVPVVGGGAIGMDVDAREAVGFALLAWAFQNAVAGNEVGATGAAGPRLLGSYTPGKGLA; encoded by the coding sequence ATGAAATACCTGGGACTGATGAGCGGCACGTCTCTCGACGGAATCGACGCGGCGCTCGTGGAAATCGAAGGCGACCCCTTGAACGGCGTCGTCTGGAGCTTGCTCGCCTTCCGCTCGCGGCCCTTCACCGGTGAGGAGCGGGCTCGCCTGGCGGGGCTGATCGAGGCGGGCAGCGCTCGGGATCTGTGCCTTGTGCACGCGGACCTCGGCGAGGCCTTCGCCGACGCCGCCTTGCAGTTGCTCGCGGAGACCGATACCCCGCCGGGCGCAGTGGCCGCGATCGGCTCGCACGGGCAGACGCTCTGGCACGAGCCCCCGAGCGCACGCCGACGGGGGGCTACCCTGCAGTTGGGAGATCCCGCCACCATCGCCGAGCGCACGGGGATTCCCGTCGTCTCCGACCTGCGGGCCCGCGACGTGGCGGCCGGGGGGCACGGGGCGCCGCTGGTATGCTTCGCCGACCGACTGCTCCTCGCACATCCGACCGAGGGCCGCGCGGTGCAGAACCTCGGGGGGATGGGCAACGTCACCTGGGTTCCGCCCCGGCGCGGGGCGCGTCATGAGCTGCTGGCCTTCGACACCGGCCCCGCCAACGCGCTCATCGACGCCGCGGTCGAGCTCGCCACCTCGGGCGCCGAGACCTACGATCGCGACGGCGGCCGCGCGGCAGCCGGTCACGTCGATGTGGAGCTGTTGAGCGAACTGATGGATCATCCATTCTTCCGGACCCCGCCACCCCGGTCCACGGGGCGCGAGGTGTTCGGTAGGCCCTACGTCCGGGCCCTGGCGGACCGCAGAGCACCGGCAGACGCGCAGGGCTGGGCGGATCTGATCGCGACCCTCACGGCCTTCACGGCCAGGAGCATCGGCGACGCCTACCGCCGCTGGGTGCTACCGCGAGGCGTGACGGACGTGGTGCTGGTCGGAGGCGGAGCGCGGAACCCCGTGTTGGCTGGCATGATCGCGAGCGAGTTGGCGCCGGTCCCGGTGGTCGGGGGAGGCGCGATCGGGATGGATGTGGATGCGCGGGAAGCCGTGGGCTTCGCACTCCTGGCCTGGGCGTTCCAGAACGCGGTGGCGGGCAACGAGGTGGGCGCGACGGGCGCCGCCGGTCCCCGTCTCCTGGGGTCGTACACGCCCGGAAAGGGGCTCGCCTGA
- the murQ gene encoding N-acetylmuramic acid 6-phosphate etherase has translation MLDERLTEKQNPASAHLDELDTLAIVDLINAEDRTVAEAVGKEREAIARAADLALDAFRRGGRLLYVGAGTSGRLGVLDAAEMPPTYGTDPSLVQGVIAGGYEALVRAQEGAEDHPEEGARAMDERAVGPADFVLGIATSGTTPFVHGALARARERGARTGFLLCTPPGEELRQRHDVVIAALVGPEVVTGSTRMKAGTATKLVLNTITTTAMVRAGKVWGNLMVDLQVTCQKLQDRGERILMSTLGLEREVARRLLSDADGRVKTAIVMARLGTSRQEAESRLQGAQGSISRASAGAAGTQP, from the coding sequence ATGCTCGACGAACGCCTCACCGAAAAGCAGAACCCCGCATCCGCTCATCTCGACGAGCTGGACACGCTCGCGATCGTGGACCTCATCAACGCCGAGGACCGCACCGTGGCCGAGGCGGTCGGGAAGGAGCGGGAGGCGATCGCACGGGCGGCGGACCTGGCGCTCGACGCCTTTCGACGGGGAGGGCGTCTCCTCTACGTGGGAGCGGGTACCTCCGGACGTTTGGGGGTGCTGGACGCTGCGGAGATGCCACCGACCTATGGCACCGACCCGTCGCTCGTCCAGGGCGTGATCGCGGGCGGCTACGAGGCGCTGGTCCGTGCCCAGGAAGGAGCCGAGGACCATCCGGAGGAAGGGGCGCGGGCGATGGACGAGCGTGCGGTGGGGCCGGCCGACTTCGTTCTTGGAATCGCCACCTCGGGCACGACCCCGTTCGTCCACGGCGCCCTGGCCCGGGCGCGGGAGCGTGGAGCTCGCACCGGGTTCCTGCTCTGCACCCCTCCCGGTGAAGAGCTGCGCCAGAGGCACGACGTGGTGATCGCGGCCCTGGTGGGCCCGGAGGTCGTGACCGGATCCACACGGATGAAAGCGGGCACGGCTACCAAGTTGGTGCTCAACACGATCACCACGACCGCCATGGTCCGAGCGGGCAAGGTCTGGGGCAATCTGATGGTGGACCTTCAGGTCACCTGTCAGAAGCTCCAGGATCGTGGGGAACGGATCCTCATGTCGACGTTGGGACTGGAGCGCGAGGTCGCCCGCCGGCTCCTGTCGGATGCGGACGGACGCGTCAAGACGGCGATCGTGATGGCCAGGCTGGGAACCTCGCGCCAGGAGGCCGAGAGTCGGCTGCAGGGGGCGCAGGGAAGTATCAGCCGCGCGAGCGCCGGGGCAGCGGGGACGCAGCCATGA
- the ggt gene encoding gamma-glutamyltransferase produces MSSAARSLASRRRGPVLLLVTGLATLAACSGGEPASTPWAFPTGWMYSASVEPVTADSGMVVSTDSIASTVGIAILKAGGNAVDAAVATGFALAVVNPEAGNIGGGGFMVVRLADGESYALDYREKAPAAATRDMYLDEHGNLTDKSVVGHLAAGVPGSVSGLWAAHQRFGVLPWADVVQPAIDLADGFPLHARLAGGLTFSREALARFPSTAAQFLPGGEAPALGARFAQPDLARTLTRIRDEGPDGFYRGETADLIVAEMRRGGGIITHADLEAYTPAWRDPIRFTYRNHTLLSMPPSSSGGATMAEIANMVEAFDLRSMRWHSPDQLHVYVEAARRAFSDRNEYLADPDFVSMPLDRMVSKAYARERGADIQRSQATPSSEVGPGLGPSERGGETTHYSVVDAQGNAVATTTTLNSWYGNGVTVTGAGFLLNNEMDDFAAKPGTPNQFGLVQGENNAIEPGKRMLSAMTPTIVLDAQGDLFLVTGTPGGSTIITTVFQMISNVIDYGMNVAQAVNAPRVHHQHLPDVVVYEFGALDDATVAGLETLGHRLQEREQGETDAYFSGGVSGDVQAIQVGADGRLQGWSDPRRGGKAVGW; encoded by the coding sequence ATGTCCAGCGCTGCCCGTTCCTTGGCCTCGCGGCGACGGGGTCCCGTGCTCCTGCTCGTCACAGGCCTCGCCACGCTTGCGGCCTGCTCCGGGGGTGAGCCCGCTTCAACGCCCTGGGCCTTTCCGACCGGGTGGATGTACAGCGCCAGCGTGGAACCGGTGACGGCCGACAGCGGCATGGTCGTCTCCACCGACTCGATCGCCTCCACCGTCGGCATCGCCATCCTCAAGGCGGGAGGGAACGCCGTCGATGCGGCCGTCGCGACCGGTTTCGCACTCGCCGTCGTCAACCCGGAAGCGGGCAACATCGGGGGCGGCGGATTCATGGTCGTCCGTCTCGCCGACGGGGAGAGCTACGCGCTGGACTACCGCGAGAAGGCCCCCGCCGCGGCCACGCGCGACATGTATCTGGATGAGCACGGCAACCTCACGGACAAGTCGGTCGTCGGTCACCTGGCCGCGGGCGTACCGGGCTCCGTGTCCGGCCTCTGGGCAGCGCACCAGCGCTTCGGCGTCCTGCCCTGGGCAGACGTGGTGCAGCCGGCCATCGACCTGGCGGACGGGTTCCCCCTGCACGCCCGCCTCGCCGGAGGGCTGACCTTCAGCCGCGAGGCCCTGGCCCGCTTTCCGTCCACTGCGGCGCAGTTCCTACCGGGCGGGGAAGCGCCCGCCCTGGGGGCCCGCTTCGCCCAGCCTGACCTGGCCCGCACGCTGACGCGCATCCGGGACGAGGGACCCGACGGCTTCTACCGGGGAGAAACCGCCGATCTGATCGTGGCGGAGATGCGCCGCGGCGGAGGAATCATCACACACGCGGATCTGGAGGCGTACACGCCGGCCTGGAGGGACCCCATTCGCTTCACGTACCGGAACCATACCCTGTTGTCGATGCCTCCGTCCTCGTCGGGAGGAGCGACCATGGCGGAAATCGCCAACATGGTCGAAGCCTTCGATCTCCGCTCCATGCGGTGGCACTCGCCGGACCAGCTGCACGTGTACGTGGAAGCGGCCCGTCGTGCCTTCTCCGACCGCAACGAGTACCTGGCCGATCCCGACTTCGTGTCGATGCCACTCGACCGCATGGTTTCCAAGGCCTACGCGCGGGAGCGTGGGGCGGACATCCAGCGCAGCCAGGCGACGCCGTCGAGCGAGGTCGGTCCGGGCCTGGGACCGTCCGAGCGGGGCGGCGAGACGACCCACTACTCGGTGGTGGATGCGCAGGGGAACGCCGTCGCGACCACGACCACGCTGAACTCGTGGTACGGCAACGGAGTGACCGTGACCGGCGCCGGCTTCCTGCTGAACAACGAGATGGACGACTTCGCTGCCAAACCTGGAACACCCAACCAGTTCGGGCTGGTGCAAGGCGAGAACAACGCGATCGAGCCCGGAAAGCGCATGTTGTCCGCCATGACACCGACCATCGTGCTGGACGCCCAGGGGGACCTCTTCCTGGTGACCGGAACGCCGGGAGGATCGACGATCATCACCACGGTCTTCCAGATGATCTCCAATGTCATCGACTACGGCATGAACGTCGCCCAGGCAGTCAACGCCCCCCGTGTGCACCATCAACATCTACCCGATGTGGTCGTCTACGAGTTCGGCGCGCTGGACGACGCGACGGTGGCGGGGCTCGAGACACTGGGCCACCGTCTGCAGGAGCGAGAGCAAGGAGAGACAGACGCCTACTTCAGCGGGGGCGTCTCCGGTGACGTGCAGGCGATCCAGGTCGGAGCCGACGGTCGCCTGCAGGGCTGGTCGGACCCCCGTCGCGGCGGAAAAGCGGTCGGCTGGTAG
- a CDS encoding ABC transporter permease gives MRGLWAKLRAVGRRDAIARELDDEMQAHLDLIADELISQGVDPTEARRQAARRFGHRPAARRRALEAWELGGLEGVARDVRLGVRGIRRNPAFSATVLLTLALGIGATTSIFSLLWAVRLRPLPYPDPDRLVVVAEAAGEAVGISVTWGNLRHFAEDAHAFEQLAGYVRGVSSTLSGRGEPRVVHGWMVGHGFFELTGWRPAEGRLFVAADDHRGAARTVVLADAFWRKALGGDPAVIGQSLDLDGETYEVVGVLPPGVEFLDADIEFYLPLGLFFTDSEDRGRHGSIRGLARLRPEVTLAEATDELDAVLEALALSDPGAEDEHRAHLTELTRAVTGGVDRALWLLFGAGALVLALACANVASLLLSRGLLRRQELEIRAAIGASRRRLAAQQVTETLVVAGLGGALGVILARLALGVLVRRGAIELPRIRDVRLDIPVLAFATGVTLLVGLLASLAPVFAQRPDRLGSLREGNRTAGGGRAGQTLRGALVVGQVSLTLVLAFAAIVLLRSLHEASRTDPGFETSRLVELELRLPASAYPDAASRRRFYEALTQRLGAQPWVESAAAVGCPPMRGNCGDWWVSIEGRPQPAESEVPVSRFDVAQAGAFRTLGTRLLAGREFTATDGADAPILVVNEAFTRRWWQTPHDALGAWVKVGGPYQPGPRRQIVGVVADARQDGPDEAVEPQFWMPFSADPRAGMVTLIRVRGEEVAAFPALRAIVAELDDQLPIWSVQTFSDAVSQALRERRLGTWLIAAFAALAMALAGVGIYGVLQQWVAARRGEIALRMALGADGSRVVRLVGRHAALLLGLGLGFGTVGASVVSRWLGSVAFAVPALDPLTLLAAGSGVLVVSATVASVPVLRALRVDAGRDLQRG, from the coding sequence ATGCGGGGATTGTGGGCGAAGCTGCGCGCGGTCGGCCGACGGGATGCCATCGCCCGTGAGCTCGATGACGAGATGCAAGCACATCTGGATCTCATCGCCGATGAACTGATTTCCCAAGGCGTCGATCCGACAGAGGCGCGACGGCAGGCCGCGCGACGGTTCGGCCACCGACCAGCGGCCCGCCGGCGGGCCCTCGAAGCGTGGGAGCTCGGCGGGTTGGAAGGGGTGGCTCGCGACGTTCGCCTGGGCGTGCGGGGCATCCGCCGCAACCCCGCGTTCTCCGCCACGGTGCTTCTGACGCTGGCCCTGGGGATCGGGGCCACCACCAGCATCTTCAGCCTGCTCTGGGCAGTCCGACTCCGGCCCCTGCCGTATCCGGACCCGGATCGTCTGGTCGTGGTGGCGGAGGCCGCGGGCGAGGCGGTGGGGATCAGCGTGACCTGGGGCAATCTCCGGCACTTTGCTGAGGACGCGCACGCCTTCGAACAGCTCGCGGGCTACGTGCGCGGAGTGAGTAGCACCCTCAGCGGACGTGGCGAACCGCGGGTCGTGCACGGCTGGATGGTCGGCCACGGTTTCTTCGAGCTGACCGGATGGAGGCCAGCCGAGGGGCGCCTGTTCGTGGCAGCGGACGATCACCGCGGAGCAGCGCGCACGGTGGTGCTGGCGGACGCGTTCTGGCGTAAGGCGCTCGGCGGCGATCCGGCTGTCATCGGACAATCCCTGGATCTGGACGGGGAGACCTACGAGGTGGTCGGTGTCCTGCCGCCCGGAGTCGAGTTCCTGGATGCGGATATCGAGTTCTATCTCCCCCTGGGCCTCTTCTTCACGGACAGTGAGGATCGCGGGCGGCACGGTTCGATTCGTGGCCTCGCAAGACTGCGACCCGAGGTCACTTTGGCGGAGGCCACCGACGAGCTCGACGCCGTGCTGGAGGCGCTGGCGCTGAGCGACCCCGGGGCGGAAGACGAGCACCGCGCCCACCTGACCGAGCTCACCCGAGCCGTGACGGGGGGCGTCGACCGAGCCCTCTGGTTGTTGTTCGGCGCGGGGGCGCTGGTGTTGGCACTGGCGTGTGCCAACGTCGCGAGCCTGCTCCTGAGCAGGGGGCTCCTGCGCAGGCAGGAGTTGGAGATCCGCGCGGCGATCGGAGCGAGCCGACGGCGTCTGGCTGCGCAGCAGGTCACCGAGACGTTGGTGGTCGCGGGGCTGGGCGGCGCGCTGGGAGTGATCCTGGCCCGACTGGCCCTGGGCGTGCTGGTGCGGCGGGGGGCGATCGAGCTCCCACGCATCCGCGATGTCCGGCTGGACATTCCCGTGCTGGCGTTCGCTACGGGAGTGACCCTGCTGGTCGGTCTCTTGGCCAGCTTGGCGCCGGTCTTCGCCCAACGCCCGGACCGGTTGGGGTCGTTGCGCGAGGGCAACCGTACGGCCGGTGGGGGGCGCGCAGGGCAGACGCTTCGGGGAGCTCTGGTGGTGGGTCAGGTGTCTTTGACCCTGGTGCTGGCCTTCGCAGCGATCGTGCTACTGCGCAGCCTACACGAAGCAAGCCGGACCGACCCCGGGTTCGAGACGAGTCGCTTGGTGGAGTTGGAGCTACGCCTACCTGCGTCGGCCTATCCGGACGCCGCTTCCCGTCGTCGCTTCTACGAGGCACTCACTCAGCGCCTGGGGGCGCAGCCGTGGGTCGAGTCCGCCGCTGCGGTCGGGTGCCCACCCATGCGGGGAAACTGCGGCGATTGGTGGGTGTCGATCGAGGGGCGACCTCAGCCGGCCGAGTCCGAGGTCCCGGTCAGCCGTTTCGACGTGGCTCAGGCCGGTGCGTTTCGTACGCTGGGCACGCGGCTGCTCGCCGGGCGCGAGTTCACTGCAACAGACGGAGCCGACGCCCCCATTCTCGTGGTCAACGAGGCGTTCACTCGACGCTGGTGGCAAACTCCGCACGATGCGCTGGGCGCCTGGGTCAAGGTGGGAGGACCCTACCAACCCGGGCCGCGGCGCCAGATCGTCGGTGTCGTCGCCGACGCGCGGCAGGACGGTCCCGACGAGGCGGTCGAACCGCAGTTCTGGATGCCCTTCTCCGCCGATCCGCGAGCGGGGATGGTCACGCTCATACGGGTGCGTGGCGAGGAAGTGGCGGCGTTCCCCGCTCTGCGCGCCATCGTGGCGGAGCTCGACGATCAGCTTCCCATCTGGTCTGTGCAGACCTTCTCGGACGCGGTTTCCCAGGCGCTGCGCGAGCGGAGACTCGGCACCTGGCTCATCGCCGCCTTCGCCGCACTGGCTATGGCGCTGGCCGGCGTAGGGATCTACGGAGTGCTGCAGCAGTGGGTGGCCGCGCGTCGGGGAGAGATCGCCCTACGCATGGCGCTGGGCGCGGACGGTTCGCGGGTGGTGCGGTTGGTGGGCCGCCACGCGGCGCTACTCCTGGGCCTTGGCCTCGGGTTCGGCACCGTCGGGGCCTCGGTCGTATCGCGCTGGCTGGGTAGCGTGGCCTTCGCCGTCCCGGCGCTCGATCCGCTCACGCTGCTGGCAGCGGGATCCGGGGTGCTGGTGGTGTCCGCCACGGTGGCGAGCGTTCCCGTGCTGCGCGCGCTGCGGGTCGACGCAGGGCGTGACCTGCAGCGGGGCTGA
- a CDS encoding PadR family transcriptional regulator, with protein sequence MSTVDDPRERLEFLQGTLEVLVLRCLQDGPNHAYGISQFLEAQSGREFVVDNGSLYPALQRLLQRGLVRSAWRTTPNGRRAKYYRLTSAGQEHYTDATSRWERFVDAMGRVLAPDGR encoded by the coding sequence ATGTCTACGGTAGACGATCCACGGGAGAGGCTGGAGTTCCTGCAGGGCACCCTGGAAGTGCTGGTGCTCCGTTGTCTCCAGGACGGCCCCAATCACGCCTACGGGATCTCGCAGTTCCTGGAAGCACAATCCGGGCGGGAGTTCGTGGTGGACAACGGCTCGCTGTACCCGGCGCTGCAACGGCTGCTGCAGCGGGGGCTGGTGCGGAGCGCCTGGAGGACCACGCCCAACGGCAGGCGTGCCAAGTACTACCGCCTGACCTCCGCCGGTCAGGAGCACTACACCGACGCCACCTCTCGTTGGGAACGCTTCGTTGACGCGATGGGGAGGGTGCTGGCGCCGGACGGGAGGTGA
- a CDS encoding ABC transporter ATP-binding protein has product MSHLRSVLPYFRPYRGSLAAGLLLVGVANAFQTVQPWLVKLAVDALSAPATTRSDLAQLAGLLVLSALLGGAARYGMRELLNGLSRRMECDLRDDLFDHLLRLDASQFGKYRTGDLMTRAAQDTGAVRMAVGPAVMYAVNTLVGFAFGLSLMLWISPRLTLWALVPMILLPMVVLFFGRIIHRRFERIQEQLSTLSTMVQENLTGVRIVRAYVQEDSQEARFGELNRDYMKRNVDLVRASGLFHPLLGMLAGIGMVVVLWVGGLEIMASRITIGDFVAFVTYLGMLIWPLIALGWVVNLFQRGAASMGRLNLIFALEPRILSQPEAVALPADPLRLEFRDVSFRYPDTERLVLRDLSFEVEPGMRIAVVGPTGSGKSTLVSLIPRLYDPTEGQILLNGVPLDRFDLADLRRSTGFVPQDAFLFSNTIRENLALGLGGDLEEDWERVRNAARTAQLEETVLEFPHGYDTELGERGINLSGGQKQRATLARALARDPRILVLDDALSAVDTHTEAQILGELREVLAGRLSFIISHRVSAVMDADLILVLDDGRIAERGTHADLLARGGVYARLHRRQLLEENLEESLAPTG; this is encoded by the coding sequence ATGAGCCACCTCCGCTCTGTCCTCCCCTATTTCCGGCCCTACCGGGGTTCCCTGGCCGCCGGGTTGCTCCTCGTGGGGGTCGCCAACGCCTTCCAGACCGTCCAGCCCTGGCTGGTGAAGCTGGCGGTCGACGCCCTCTCGGCACCGGCCACGACACGCTCCGATCTGGCGCAACTGGCGGGCTTGCTGGTGCTCTCCGCCCTTCTGGGCGGAGCAGCCCGCTATGGGATGCGCGAGCTCCTCAACGGCTTGTCCCGGCGCATGGAGTGTGACCTCCGCGACGATCTCTTCGATCACCTTCTCCGCCTGGACGCCTCCCAGTTTGGCAAATACCGGACCGGAGACCTGATGACGCGGGCGGCGCAGGATACGGGGGCAGTGCGAATGGCGGTGGGCCCGGCCGTAATGTACGCCGTAAACACCCTGGTCGGGTTCGCCTTCGGCCTCTCCCTCATGCTCTGGATCAGCCCACGACTGACCCTGTGGGCCCTGGTCCCGATGATCCTGCTGCCGATGGTCGTCCTCTTTTTCGGACGCATCATCCACCGCCGCTTCGAACGCATCCAAGAGCAATTGTCGACGCTATCGACGATGGTCCAGGAGAACCTGACCGGCGTCCGGATTGTGCGCGCCTATGTCCAGGAGGACTCGCAGGAGGCCCGCTTCGGTGAGCTGAATCGGGACTACATGAAGCGGAACGTGGATCTCGTGCGAGCGTCCGGCCTGTTCCATCCGCTGCTCGGCATGCTGGCCGGCATCGGCATGGTGGTGGTGCTGTGGGTGGGCGGGCTGGAGATCATGGCGAGTCGCATCACCATCGGGGATTTCGTCGCCTTCGTGACCTACCTCGGTATGCTGATCTGGCCTTTGATCGCGCTGGGATGGGTCGTCAACCTCTTCCAGCGGGGCGCAGCCTCCATGGGACGCCTGAACCTGATCTTCGCGCTGGAGCCCCGGATCCTTTCCCAGCCCGAGGCGGTTGCCCTCCCGGCGGATCCGCTCCGACTCGAGTTTCGGGACGTGAGCTTCCGCTATCCCGACACGGAGCGTCTGGTGCTGCGCGACCTCTCGTTCGAGGTCGAGCCCGGGATGCGGATCGCCGTCGTCGGGCCAACGGGATCGGGCAAGAGCACGCTGGTTTCCCTGATCCCCAGGCTCTACGACCCGACCGAAGGACAGATCCTGCTGAACGGCGTGCCCCTGGATCGCTTCGACCTCGCCGACCTCCGCCGCTCGACGGGATTCGTGCCCCAGGATGCCTTTCTCTTCTCCAATACGATACGAGAGAACCTCGCGCTGGGTCTGGGAGGGGACCTCGAAGAGGACTGGGAGCGGGTCCGCAACGCCGCCCGCACGGCGCAGCTCGAAGAGACCGTGCTCGAGTTCCCCCACGGGTACGATACGGAGCTGGGGGAGCGCGGGATCAACCTGTCCGGCGGACAGAAGCAGCGAGCGACCCTGGCCAGGGCGCTCGCGCGGGACCCGCGCATCCTCGTGTTGGACGATGCCCTGAGCGCGGTGGACACCCATACCGAAGCGCAAATCCTGGGGGAGCTCCGCGAGGTGCTCGCGGGTCGGCTATCGTTCATCATCTCGCACCGCGTCTCGGCCGTGATGGACGCGGACCTGATCCTGGTGCTGGACGACGGACGCATCGCCGAGCGCGGCACGCACGCCGACCTCCTGGCGCGCGGCGGTGTCTATGCGCGACTGCACCGACGTCAGCTCCTGGAGGAGAACCTGGAGGAATCCCTGGCGCCGACCGGCTAG
- a CDS encoding GNAT family N-acetyltransferase, with translation MSAPETVRLDLSHRSAVVDVLAEAFCGYPVMRFVLGEGADHPTDPGLRALIDYYVGHRLVRGWPVLGVPGAESLRAAITISEPDAPPHAEAEAELGRLRAALDAPAFERMQRFERASAHAEPPTRHLFVGMVGVRPGWQGRGLGRTLLERSFSMASAGGYQGVCLSTELPDNVRFYERLGFRIVAETDVDQLHTWCLFRPS, from the coding sequence ATGAGCGCTCCAGAGACTGTACGTCTCGACCTCTCCCATCGCAGCGCCGTGGTGGACGTACTGGCGGAGGCGTTCTGCGGCTATCCCGTGATGCGATTCGTTCTCGGGGAAGGGGCCGATCATCCCACTGATCCGGGACTCCGTGCGCTGATCGACTACTATGTCGGTCACCGCCTGGTTCGGGGCTGGCCCGTCCTGGGCGTGCCCGGTGCGGAGTCGCTCCGAGCGGCCATCACGATCAGCGAGCCCGACGCGCCGCCGCACGCCGAAGCGGAGGCGGAGCTGGGGCGCCTGCGCGCGGCGCTCGACGCACCGGCCTTCGAACGAATGCAGCGCTTCGAACGAGCGAGCGCTCACGCCGAGCCGCCGACCCGACATCTGTTCGTGGGCATGGTCGGGGTGCGGCCGGGCTGGCAGGGCAGGGGCCTCGGTCGGACCTTGTTGGAGCGCAGCTTCTCGATGGCGAGCGCTGGAGGGTACCAGGGCGTCTGTCTGAGCACGGAGCTTCCGGACAACGTCCGGTTCTACGAGCGCCTCGGGTTTCGGATCGTGGCGGAGACGGACGTCGATCAACTCCACACCTGGTGCCTGTTCCGCCCCAGCTAG
- a CDS encoding cytochrome c biogenesis protein CcdA encodes MNESIGVAVAFSAGVLSFLSPCVLPLVPSYLSFVTGMSLEDLKGGVDRKATLVHSLLFVTGFTLVFVLLGASASFLGQFFRAYEEWVARLGGLLLILLGLHLMGVFRLTPLLREKRMHLADKPAGHLGTLGVGAAFGAGWTPCIGPVLGGVLTLAGTSETFWSGVGLLLVYSLGLAVPFLLAALALDRFLVAFGRFRGLMGWVEKISGALLVALGLLLVTGTFSVLSSYLVRLTPAWLLDRI; translated from the coding sequence GTGAATGAGTCCATCGGAGTGGCCGTCGCCTTTTCCGCCGGCGTCCTTTCCTTTCTCTCCCCCTGCGTGCTTCCCCTCGTGCCCAGCTACCTGTCGTTCGTGACCGGCATGAGCCTCGAAGACCTGAAGGGCGGGGTCGATCGCAAGGCCACCCTGGTGCACTCGCTCCTGTTCGTGACGGGCTTCACGTTGGTGTTCGTCCTGCTGGGCGCCAGCGCGTCCTTCCTCGGTCAGTTCTTCAGGGCGTACGAGGAATGGGTGGCGCGGCTGGGCGGCCTCCTCCTGATCCTGTTGGGTCTCCACCTGATGGGCGTGTTCCGTCTTACTCCGCTCCTGCGCGAAAAGAGGATGCATCTGGCGGACAAGCCGGCCGGTCACCTCGGCACGCTGGGCGTGGGAGCCGCCTTCGGAGCGGGGTGGACCCCTTGTATCGGTCCGGTGCTCGGCGGAGTGCTCACGCTCGCGGGGACGAGCGAAACCTTCTGGTCAGGTGTCGGCCTGCTGCTCGTCTACTCCCTGGGCCTGGCCGTACCGTTCCTGCTGGCCGCACTGGCGCTCGATCGCTTCCTGGTCGCCTTCGGCCGCTTCCGTGGCCTGATGGGCTGGGTGGAGAAGATCTCCGGGGCCCTGCTGGTCGCGCTGGGGCTCCTGCTGGTGACCGGCACCTTCAGCGTGCTCTCCAGCTATCTGGTGCGACTGACGCCCGCGTGGCTGCTGGATCGGATCTAG